Proteins encoded in a region of the Quercus lobata isolate SW786 chromosome 8, ValleyOak3.0 Primary Assembly, whole genome shotgun sequence genome:
- the LOC115957349 gene encoding 1-aminocyclopropane-1-carboxylate oxidase 1 — translation MENFPVINLEKLNGEERGATMEIIKDACENWGFFELINHGISHELMDTVERMTKEHYQKCMEQRFKELVATKGLEGVQTEVNDLDWESTFFLRHLPQSNISEIPDLQDEYRKVMKEFALKLEKLAEELLDLLCENLGLEKGYLKKAFHGSKGPNFGTKVSNYPPCPKPDLIKGLRAHTDAGGIILLFQDDKVSGLQLLKDDQWIDVPPMRHSIVINLGDQIEVITNGKYKSVMHRVIAQTNGNRMSIASFYNPGGDAVIYPAPTLVEKEADENNNLYPKFVFEDYMKLYAGLKFQAKEPRFEAMKAIESNVNVGPIATA, via the exons atggagaacTTCCCAGTGATCAACTTGGAGAAACTAAATGGTGAGGAGAGAGGAGCAACCATGGAGATAATCAAAGATGCCTGTGAAAACTGGGGCTTCTTCGAG TTAATAAATCATGGCATATCCCATGAACTAATGGACACCGTGGAGAGGATGACAAAGGAGCACTACCAGAAGTGTATGGAGCAAAGGTTCAAGGAACTTGTGGCAACCAAAGGTCTCGAGGGTGTTCAGACTGAGGTCAATGACTTGGATTGGGAGAGCACCTTCTTTTTGCGCCATCTTCCTCAATCCAATATATCTGAGATCCCAGATCTCCAAGATGAATACAG GAAGGTGATGAAGGAATTTGCATTAAAGTTGGAAAAATTAGCAGAGGAACTCCTAGACCTGTTATGTGAGAATCTTGGACTAGAGAAAGGTTACCTGAAAAAGGCATTCCATGGATCAAAGGGTCCAAATTTTGGCACCAAGGTTAGCAACTACCCTCCGTGTCCAAAGCCAGACCTTATAAAGGGTCTTCGTGCCCACACAGATGCTGGTGGGATCATCCTACTCTTCCAGGATGACAAGGTCAGTGGTCTCCAGCTACTCAAAGATGATCAGTGGATAGACGTGCCCCCTATGCGCCACTCCATTGTTATTAACCTTGGTGACCAAATTGAG gtCATCACCAATGGGAAGTACAAGAGTGTGATGCACAGAGTGATAGCCCAAACAAATGGAAACAGAATGTCAATAGCTTCATTCTACAACCCTGGGGGTGATGCTGTTATATATCCAGCACCAACACTGGTGGAGAAAGAGGCAGATGAGAACAACAATTTGTACCCAAAATTTGTGTTTGAAGACTACATGAAGTTGTATGCTGGCCTCAAGTTCCAGGCCAAGGAGCCCAGATTTGAAGCCATGAAAGCCATAGAATCTAATGTTAATGTGGGTCCAATTGCAACAGCTTAA